In Daphnia pulex isolate KAP4 chromosome 7, ASM2113471v1, one genomic interval encodes:
- the LOC124197302 gene encoding uncharacterized protein LOC124197302 isoform X1 has product MKSSIVDAAAGVTLLTFSLMLSVSCRQQLLATIPPNSRNPYYLQHFTFPVIPAAAAAQVHYAFPQMLHPVSAAVIPGSSPAAPCQREVKYATQRLDETILTLQTVQNDMEAVKVVSQNLAKTMVTIWIMATTKLDESLKRSAEIDQLLSDSNKRIIQLQNDLNESRKDLADTKATVGNLTAELRAFTASSTSPSSIGRLPSSCADLQVIGYKRSGLFSILGNNNRSIDSVYCDFTKSSNNTEFQVLIGSIDVKSRPTYFYVQKNNSFSSMGVPIPFEMEPVNSGGAFDLANGTFTAPRSGTYYFSFTGLAEFPASVEFVYLEVRLLVNGLGVGTAHSSKSSATEYQFNQLALQSTLVLRQGDRIWLQITGMSDGVFLYDAPEIHHTHFSGFLLEEDFS; this is encoded by the exons atgaagtcCTCG ATAgtggatgctgctgctggcgttACGCTGCTGACCTTCTCCTTGATGTTATCGGTCTCCTGCCGCCAGCAGTTATTAGCGACAATCCCGCCGAATTCACGGAATCCCTATTATCTCCAGCATTTCACGTTCCCGGTGATcccagcagccgcagcagcgcAAGTGCATTACGCTTTTCCCCAGATGTTACATCCAGTTTCAGCTGCTGTGATCCCGGGCTCTTCTCCAGCAGCTCCGTGTCAACGTGAAGTGAAAT ATGCAACGCAACGATTGGACGAAACCATCCTGACTCTCCAAACTGTCCAGAACGATATGGAAG CCGTGAAAGTGGTTTcgcaaaatttggccaaaacgATGGTGACCATTTGGATCATGGCGACGACAAAGTTGGACG aaaGTTTGAAACGCTCGGCCGAAATTGATCAACTGCTGTCGGACTCGAATAAAAGAATCATACAACTGCAAAATGATTTGAACG AATCCCGAAAAGATTTAGCCGACACCAAGGCGACAGTTGGGAATTTAACAGCCGAATTGAGAG CCTTTACAGCCAGCAGCACGAGTCCGTCATCCATTGGTAGACTGCCCAGCTCGTGCGCCGATTTGCAGGTGATTGGATACAAAAGAAGcggattattttcaattctggGCAACAATAACAGGAGCATCGACAGCGTTTACTGCGATTTCACCAAATCTTCCAACAACACAG AATTTCAGGTTTTAATTGGATCGATCGACGTCAAATCCCGACCGACTTATTTCTACGTCCAGAAAAACAATTCCTTCTCGTCGATGGGCGTCCCGATTCCGTTCGAAATGGAACCAGTCAACAGCGGAGGGGCCTTTGATTTGGCCAACGGAACGTTCACGGCCCCCAGAAGCGGCACGTATTATTTCTCGTTCACGGGACTGGCGGAATTCCCGGCCTCTGTGGAATTCGTCTACTTGGAAGTGCGTCTCTTGGTCAACGGACTGGGCGTCGGCACGGCCCACTCGTCCAAGTCGAGCGCCACCGAGTACCAATTCAACCAGTTGGCTCTGCAATCGACTCTGGTCTTGCGACAAGGCGATCGCATTTGGTTGCAAATCACCGGCATGTCGGACGGAGTTTTTCTCTACGACGCTCCCGAAATCCACCACACCCATTTCAGCGGATTCCTTTTAGAAGAAGATTTCTCTTGA
- the LOC124197302 gene encoding uncharacterized protein LOC124197302 isoform X2 gives MKSSIVDAAAGVTLLTFSLMLSVSCRQQLLATIPPNSRNPYYLQHFTFPVIPAAAAAQVHYAFPQMLHPVSAAVIPGSSPAAPCQREVKYATQRLDETILTLQTVQNDMEAVKVVSQNLAKTMVTIWIMATTKLDESLKRSAEIDQLLSDSNKRIIQLQNDLNESRKDLADTKATVGNLTAELRASSTSPSSIGRLPSSCADLQVIGYKRSGLFSILGNNNRSIDSVYCDFTKSSNNTEFQVLIGSIDVKSRPTYFYVQKNNSFSSMGVPIPFEMEPVNSGGAFDLANGTFTAPRSGTYYFSFTGLAEFPASVEFVYLEVRLLVNGLGVGTAHSSKSSATEYQFNQLALQSTLVLRQGDRIWLQITGMSDGVFLYDAPEIHHTHFSGFLLEEDFS, from the exons atgaagtcCTCG ATAgtggatgctgctgctggcgttACGCTGCTGACCTTCTCCTTGATGTTATCGGTCTCCTGCCGCCAGCAGTTATTAGCGACAATCCCGCCGAATTCACGGAATCCCTATTATCTCCAGCATTTCACGTTCCCGGTGATcccagcagccgcagcagcgcAAGTGCATTACGCTTTTCCCCAGATGTTACATCCAGTTTCAGCTGCTGTGATCCCGGGCTCTTCTCCAGCAGCTCCGTGTCAACGTGAAGTGAAAT ATGCAACGCAACGATTGGACGAAACCATCCTGACTCTCCAAACTGTCCAGAACGATATGGAAG CCGTGAAAGTGGTTTcgcaaaatttggccaaaacgATGGTGACCATTTGGATCATGGCGACGACAAAGTTGGACG aaaGTTTGAAACGCTCGGCCGAAATTGATCAACTGCTGTCGGACTCGAATAAAAGAATCATACAACTGCAAAATGATTTGAACG AATCCCGAAAAGATTTAGCCGACACCAAGGCGACAGTTGGGAATTTAACAGCCGAATTGAGAG CCAGCAGCACGAGTCCGTCATCCATTGGTAGACTGCCCAGCTCGTGCGCCGATTTGCAGGTGATTGGATACAAAAGAAGcggattattttcaattctggGCAACAATAACAGGAGCATCGACAGCGTTTACTGCGATTTCACCAAATCTTCCAACAACACAG AATTTCAGGTTTTAATTGGATCGATCGACGTCAAATCCCGACCGACTTATTTCTACGTCCAGAAAAACAATTCCTTCTCGTCGATGGGCGTCCCGATTCCGTTCGAAATGGAACCAGTCAACAGCGGAGGGGCCTTTGATTTGGCCAACGGAACGTTCACGGCCCCCAGAAGCGGCACGTATTATTTCTCGTTCACGGGACTGGCGGAATTCCCGGCCTCTGTGGAATTCGTCTACTTGGAAGTGCGTCTCTTGGTCAACGGACTGGGCGTCGGCACGGCCCACTCGTCCAAGTCGAGCGCCACCGAGTACCAATTCAACCAGTTGGCTCTGCAATCGACTCTGGTCTTGCGACAAGGCGATCGCATTTGGTTGCAAATCACCGGCATGTCGGACGGAGTTTTTCTCTACGACGCTCCCGAAATCCACCACACCCATTTCAGCGGATTCCTTTTAGAAGAAGATTTCTCTTGA